A single region of the Candidatus Parcubacteria bacterium genome encodes:
- a CDS encoding AI-2E family transporter: MNREQLRPYFLILLLLGVFFLVGLIFLPFLPPLILAAVFSVVLYPLYGRIRVRLGDWPSLAAVLTVLLSLVVVLIPLSLLVTLVGNEARDLYLSIEYGAGETHLMEILTHIESAVGNFIPGTEGLAAKLAANIDTYVRTSLTWIISHAGSAFSSVASLLLATFLFLLSLYYFLRDGRKLKRVLVDLSPLNDKDDEEVFNRLGLAVNSVVRGNLLIALIQGTLAAIGFTLFGVPSAILWGALTALAALVPSIGTALIFIPAIIYLFFAVGSLPALGLLLWGSLAVGLIDNLLGPKLVGRGMSLHPLLVLLSVLGALALFGPIGIFLGPLSVSFLFALLSIYSESSRIG; the protein is encoded by the coding sequence ATGAACCGTGAACAACTACGTCCATACTTCCTGATACTCCTCCTTTTAGGAGTCTTTTTCTTGGTAGGTCTCATCTTCCTGCCGTTCCTTCCTCCGCTCATCCTGGCAGCAGTCTTCTCCGTAGTGCTCTACCCGCTCTATGGCCGGATCCGCGTGCGCCTGGGGGACTGGCCCAGCTTGGCTGCTGTACTTACCGTCCTTCTCAGCTTAGTGGTAGTGCTCATCCCACTCTCGCTCCTGGTGACTCTGGTAGGGAACGAGGCTCGCGACCTGTATCTCTCTATAGAGTATGGCGCAGGGGAGACTCACCTCATGGAGATCCTGACGCACATTGAAAGCGCGGTTGGTAATTTCATTCCCGGCACAGAGGGGCTCGCAGCAAAGCTTGCCGCCAACATCGACACTTACGTGCGCACGAGCCTTACCTGGATCATCAGCCATGCGGGCAGTGCTTTCTCTAGCGTAGCCTCTCTTCTCCTCGCAACCTTCCTCTTCCTGCTCTCTCTGTATTACTTCCTGCGTGACGGCCGTAAGCTGAAGCGTGTCTTGGTGGATCTCTCCCCGCTTAACGACAAGGACGACGAGGAGGTCTTTAATCGCCTCGGACTGGCAGTGAACTCGGTGGTGAGGGGGAATCTGCTCATAGCGCTCATTCAAGGAACCCTTGCTGCTATTGGCTTCACCCTCTTCGGTGTCCCCAGCGCCATCCTCTGGGGAGCGCTCACCGCTCTTGCGGCACTCGTACCGAGCATCGGCACCGCGCTCATATTCATACCCGCGATCATCTATCTTTTCTTCGCGGTGGGCAGCCTCCCAGCCCTCGGACTTCTGTTATGGGGTTCTCTTGCTGTCGGTCTCATCGACAACCTCCTTGGTCCCAAGCTCGTAGGTAGAGGAATGAGCCTCCATCCGCTTCTCGTCCTTCTTTCTGTGCTCGGCGCACTCGCGCTCTTCGGCCCCATCGGTATCTTCTTGGGCCCGCTCTCGGTGAGTTTCCTCTTCGCACTCCTCTCTATCTACTCCGAATCTTCGCGTATTGGATAA